From Glycine soja cultivar W05 chromosome 4, ASM419377v2, whole genome shotgun sequence, the proteins below share one genomic window:
- the LOC114408045 gene encoding protein SHI RELATED SEQUENCE 3-like produces MQRATQQGISSSRGSKCHDCGNQAKKECSYSRCRTCCKNKGFHCQTHIKSTWTPVDNIRRRHIPQNHNPYSGLELKFPGATNSMAIFRCVKVRSMDDAVYEIAYQTSVNIGGHVFNGLLYDQGPDQSYNNNCKGESSTSLVDQQQNNLGFVNINNGSIQSRDSSGASASATMASVGPEETLLTPSPYPFSLASFRSGMPY; encoded by the exons atGCAAAGGGCGACGCAACAAGGCATATCAAGTTCAAGGGGTTCAAAGTGCCATGACTGTGGGAACCAAGCCAAGAAGGAATGTTCATACTCAAGGTGCAGAACTTGCTGTAAAAACAAAGGCTTTCACTGCCAAACCCATATCAAGAGCACTTGGACTCCTGTGGATAATATTAGGAGACGCCATATTCCTCAAAATCACAACCCATATTCAG GATTAGAGTTGAAATTTCCGGGTGCTACAAATTCGATGGCTATATTTCGGTGCGTGAAGGTTCGTTCTATGGATGATGCGGTTTATGAAATAGCGTATCAAACATCTGTGAACATCGGAGGGCATGTATTTAATGGACTACTATATGATCAAGGTCCTGACCAAAGctataataataattgtaagggtGAAAGTTCCACGAGCCTTGTTGATCAGCAGCAGAATAATCTGGGTTTTGTGAATATTAATAATGGTTCAATCCAGAGTAGAGATAGTAGTGGTGCAAGTGCAAGTGCAACTATGGCTTCTGTTGGTCCGGAAGAGACTCTTTTAACTCCATCACCATATCCGTTTTCCCTTGCTTCTTTCAGGTCCGGTATGCCATATTAA